In Streptomyces sp. NBC_00433, a single genomic region encodes these proteins:
- a CDS encoding Uma2 family endonuclease, producing MTTREEVYRQLREYAAHLTPPPPFSDRFEISGNTIVMMMSPAGRHERAAWMLAHQLQPQLPDGVIAHTGGDVENAALGILRRPDLVVLPFAATDTDDAFPAEAVEIAVEIVSPSNPENDYEGKIRDYPAMGIPHYLIIDPRNGTAHHHWSVVTKHGNPAYDNHVAYVFGDTIPVGGLIIETAELPRYGGAGA from the coding sequence GTGACGACACGCGAAGAGGTCTACCGGCAACTGCGCGAGTATGCAGCGCACCTCACGCCTCCGCCGCCGTTCTCCGACCGGTTCGAGATCAGCGGCAACACCATCGTCATGATGATGAGCCCCGCGGGCCGGCATGAACGCGCCGCCTGGATGCTGGCCCACCAGCTCCAGCCGCAGCTCCCCGACGGCGTCATCGCCCACACCGGCGGAGATGTGGAGAACGCCGCCCTGGGTATCCTGCGGCGCCCGGATCTGGTCGTGCTGCCCTTTGCCGCGACGGACACCGACGACGCTTTCCCGGCCGAGGCGGTCGAGATCGCGGTGGAGATCGTCTCCCCGTCGAATCCTGAGAACGACTACGAGGGCAAGATCCGCGACTACCCTGCGATGGGCATCCCTCATTACCTGATCATCGACCCCCGCAACGGGACCGCGCACCACCACTGGAGTGTGGTCACCAAGCACGGGAACCCCGCCTACGACAATCACGTCGCTTACGTCTTCGGGGACACGATCCCCGTGGGGGGCTTGATCA
- a CDS encoding transposase family protein: MLAKLGPLSTDDVADLRFFLDAVPDPRSRRGRWYSLASILLVCAAAAVSGARTIDELAEWGARADAGLLAALGVRRHLLRWRHAPSRSAIGRVLDRLDADALDAAVGAWLARRRSAAVPGRRRVIAVDGKALRGSARLSRPRRHLLSAVTHGRPVTLAQTEVWSKTNETRHFQPLLAPLDLVGADNSSAQVSSLRAGDLGAEQMALLNVFSYQVMDC; this comes from the coding sequence GTGTTGGCCAAGCTGGGTCCGCTCAGCACGGACGACGTGGCTGACCTGCGGTTCTTCCTGGACGCGGTGCCCGATCCTCGCTCCCGGCGGGGCCGCTGGTACTCGCTGGCCTCGATCCTGCTGGTCTGCGCGGCCGCCGCGGTCTCGGGAGCCCGGACCATCGACGAGCTCGCCGAGTGGGGCGCCCGTGCCGACGCCGGGCTGCTCGCCGCGCTCGGCGTGCGCCGTCACCTGCTGCGCTGGCGGCATGCGCCGTCCAGGTCGGCGATCGGGAGGGTCCTGGACCGCCTTGACGCCGATGCACTCGATGCGGCCGTCGGAGCCTGGCTGGCTCGCCGCCGTAGCGCCGCAGTCCCGGGCAGACGACGGGTGATCGCCGTGGACGGCAAGGCACTGCGCGGCTCCGCCCGCCTGAGCCGGCCCCGCCGGCACCTGCTGTCCGCCGTCACCCACGGCCGCCCGGTCACCCTCGCCCAGACCGAGGTCTGGTCCAAGACAAACGAGACACGGCACTTCCAGCCCCTGCTCGCACCGCTTGACCTTGTGGGTGCCGATAATTCGTCCGCGCAGGTCAGCAGCCTGCGGGCTGGTGACCTGGGTGCTGAGCAGATGGCATTGTTGAACGTGTTCAGCTATCAAGTTATGGATTGCTGA
- a CDS encoding alpha/beta hydrolase family protein, whose translation MDLPALKFLKPAQFESLADGYRTLSDMADQGKGDIENGISARMRVAKLAGVGADAAHRQLSEVAENFHYIQVECGLVSTALRAFVADITPAKAKFDAAVADAAAHKFSVGDDGSVTYPEGGQDKGKPVHGGTVTGAADASVRAIDHQAAHFDPNPHHAVAQDIADRISDALREATAADDKWAPQLRKLMADDDLTVSAADWADAQKDMAGVDKDAASYLSHLKPPPKHGKPQDNADWWKSLSPQDQADYLAAYPDRIGALDGLPATVRDEANRTVLAETRGNYQTQLDSIPPPPKEWADIADPSGRGVHTPEWTVWNAMYGDKYRDTSHIRGRLKGMDAIQARFDATGTDGLPEAYLLGFDPEGKGDGKVILANGNPDTADHTAIYVPGTTSKLDKIGGDINRGVNLWQASNQEDSGSKISTITWFDYNAPDDIPAATDDTYAHAGAPELRQFLDGNAAAHQAATGSHAHTTLIGHSYGSTLIGDTAKYDYPDHQVGVADPLPVDDMIAVGSPGMQAKHPGDLGLDPTHVWAEGGGGLDHVVRDGGRFMGLGGGGNIPTDPAFGGNIMASDAHDHSAYWNMDNGKPSVSLKNQAEVVVGRYDNIKLTHQSPYGAPR comes from the coding sequence GTGGACTTACCCGCTCTGAAGTTCCTCAAGCCCGCCCAGTTCGAAAGCCTCGCCGACGGCTACCGCACGCTCAGCGACATGGCCGACCAGGGTAAGGGCGACATCGAGAACGGCATCAGCGCGAGGATGCGCGTCGCCAAGCTCGCCGGTGTGGGCGCGGACGCAGCGCACCGCCAACTCAGTGAGGTCGCGGAGAACTTCCACTACATCCAGGTCGAATGCGGCCTGGTCAGTACGGCCTTGCGGGCCTTCGTCGCCGACATCACGCCGGCCAAGGCAAAGTTCGACGCGGCCGTCGCGGACGCGGCGGCCCACAAGTTCAGCGTCGGCGACGACGGCTCGGTCACCTATCCCGAGGGCGGCCAGGACAAGGGCAAGCCCGTCCACGGCGGTACGGTCACCGGCGCCGCCGACGCCTCGGTCCGTGCGATCGACCACCAGGCCGCCCACTTCGACCCCAACCCGCACCACGCCGTGGCCCAGGACATCGCCGACCGCATATCCGACGCCCTGCGCGAGGCCACCGCGGCCGACGACAAGTGGGCGCCGCAACTGCGCAAGCTCATGGCCGACGACGACCTCACCGTCTCCGCGGCGGACTGGGCCGACGCCCAGAAGGACATGGCCGGCGTCGACAAGGACGCCGCGTCCTACCTCAGCCACCTCAAACCGCCGCCGAAGCACGGCAAGCCGCAGGACAACGCCGACTGGTGGAAGAGCCTGTCCCCGCAGGACCAGGCCGACTACCTGGCCGCCTACCCCGACCGCATCGGCGCCCTCGACGGCCTGCCCGCGACCGTACGCGACGAGGCCAACCGCACGGTCCTCGCCGAGACCCGCGGCAACTACCAGACGCAGCTGGACTCGATACCCCCGCCGCCCAAGGAGTGGGCGGACATCGCGGACCCCTCGGGGCGCGGGGTCCACACCCCGGAATGGACGGTGTGGAACGCGATGTACGGCGACAAGTACCGGGACACGTCCCACATCAGGGGCCGGCTCAAGGGTATGGACGCCATCCAGGCCCGTTTCGACGCCACCGGCACCGACGGCCTGCCCGAGGCCTACCTCCTGGGCTTCGACCCCGAGGGCAAGGGCGACGGCAAGGTCATCCTGGCCAACGGCAACCCCGACACCGCGGACCACACGGCCATCTACGTGCCCGGCACGACGTCGAAGCTCGACAAGATCGGCGGCGACATCAACCGAGGGGTGAACCTGTGGCAGGCTAGCAACCAGGAGGACTCAGGCTCGAAGATCTCCACCATCACGTGGTTCGACTACAACGCCCCCGACGACATCCCGGCAGCCACCGACGACACGTACGCGCACGCCGGCGCGCCCGAGCTGCGCCAGTTCCTCGACGGCAACGCGGCAGCCCACCAGGCGGCCACCGGAAGCCACGCGCACACCACGCTGATCGGCCACAGCTACGGCAGCACGCTGATCGGCGACACCGCCAAGTACGACTATCCCGACCACCAGGTAGGTGTCGCCGACCCGCTGCCCGTCGACGACATGATCGCCGTCGGCAGCCCGGGCATGCAGGCCAAGCACCCCGGTGACCTCGGCCTGGACCCCACCCACGTGTGGGCGGAGGGCGGCGGCGGCCTCGACCACGTCGTCCGCGACGGCGGCCGCTTCATGGGCCTGGGAGGCGGCGGGAACATTCCGACGGACCCGGCGTTCGGCGGCAACATCATGGCGTCGGACGCGCACGACCACAGTGCGTACTGGAACATGGACAACGGCAAACCGTCGGTCAGCCTGAAGAACCAGGCCGAGGTCGTCGTCGGCCGGTACGACAACATTAAACTGACACACCAGTCGCCCTACGGAGCACCGAGGTAG
- a CDS encoding integrase core domain-containing protein, translating into MLLRLAYLAATNAFALLRLLPMSDRDKDIEILALRHQLMVLQRQFGRPAFTETDRAILAGLLHHLPMHKLHQLLLLVRPDTVLRWHRNLLKQQHAATCAPRRRGRPPTVRSIRALILRIARENPPWGYRRIHGELAALGIKVAASTVWEILKEHGIPPAPERASTTWADFLRHQAGALLACDFFENRTLTGARLYVFAVIEHSTRRIRILGTTAHPTAQWVVQLGRNLVMDLEDAGSKASFLIRDRDSKFTAAFDTLLTDAGLEVVTTGIRVPRMNSIMERWIQTCRRELLDTTLIWNQSHLRHTLREYEIFYNGHRPHRALGQAAPLRPLPHPSDEPAQTRRLEVRRRDRLGGTLHEYHHAA; encoded by the coding sequence GTGCTGCTGCGCCTGGCCTACCTCGCTGCGACCAACGCCTTCGCCCTCCTTCGCCTGCTGCCGATGAGCGACCGCGACAAGGACATCGAGATCCTTGCGCTCCGACACCAGCTCATGGTTCTGCAACGCCAATTCGGCAGACCGGCCTTCACCGAGACCGACCGCGCCATCCTCGCCGGCCTGCTCCACCACCTCCCGATGCACAAGCTGCACCAGCTCCTTCTCCTGGTACGCCCCGACACGGTCCTGCGCTGGCACCGCAACCTGCTCAAGCAGCAGCATGCCGCGACCTGCGCACCGAGACGGCGTGGACGCCCTCCCACCGTCCGCTCGATCCGCGCCCTGATCCTCCGCATCGCCCGCGAGAACCCCCCGTGGGGGTATCGGCGCATCCATGGCGAGCTCGCGGCCCTGGGGATCAAGGTCGCCGCCTCCACCGTGTGGGAGATCCTCAAGGAGCACGGCATCCCACCCGCTCCGGAACGAGCGAGCACGACGTGGGCGGACTTCCTCCGCCACCAGGCCGGCGCCCTGCTCGCCTGCGACTTCTTCGAAAACCGCACCCTCACCGGGGCACGCCTGTACGTCTTCGCCGTCATCGAGCACTCCACCCGCCGCATCCGGATCCTGGGCACCACAGCACACCCCACCGCGCAGTGGGTGGTACAGCTCGGACGCAACCTCGTCATGGACCTCGAAGACGCAGGCAGCAAGGCCAGCTTCCTGATCCGCGACCGCGACTCCAAGTTCACGGCCGCCTTCGACACGCTGCTGACCGACGCCGGACTGGAGGTCGTCACCACCGGCATCCGGGTACCGCGTATGAACTCCATCATGGAGCGCTGGATCCAGACCTGCCGGCGCGAACTCCTCGACACAACACTGATCTGGAACCAAAGCCATCTCCGCCACACACTCAGGGAGTACGAGATCTTCTACAACGGGCATCGGCCGCACCGGGCTCTCGGCCAAGCCGCTCCACTCCGACCACTCCCCCACCCAAGCGATGAGCCAGCCCAGACCAGACGTCTCGAGGTCCGTCGACGAGATCGACTCGGAGGAACCCTCCACGAGTACCACCATGCCGCCTGA
- a CDS encoding IS1380 family transposase, giving the protein MKKTTGSYPRVRVEGGGRQVVSQAGAVLLAETVRKTGLDSAISAALAPWRKQRAVHDPGKILLDMALAVALGGDCLSDVAMLRAEPAVFGPVASDPTISRLVDTLAGSGKRALAAIRQARAQVREHVWALAGDTAPDQGGQVIVDLDGVLVIAHSDKQDAAATWKRTFGHHPIMAFVDHGAGGAGEPVAGLLRAGNAGSNTAADHITATQQALAQLPKRFRRGRRTLIRTDSGGGTHEFVNWLAARGRWLSYSVGMTITDTIHQTVLKVPASAWTPAVEPGGEVRDGAWVAEISGDCLKGWPKGMRLIVRKERPHPGAQLRFTDADGMRLTCFATNTPGEAIAGLELRHRQRARCEDRIRDARSTGLRNLPLHGLAQNQIWLEIVQLALDLLAWMPMLALTGKTRRWESKKLRFRLFSAAAQLVTTGRSRYLRLAAHWPWTDVITAAADRLQALPNPG; this is encoded by the coding sequence GTGAAGAAGACTACCGGGTCGTACCCCCGTGTCCGGGTCGAGGGCGGTGGCCGGCAAGTGGTCTCCCAGGCCGGGGCCGTGCTGCTGGCGGAGACGGTCCGCAAGACCGGGCTGGACAGTGCGATATCAGCGGCTTTGGCGCCATGGCGAAAGCAGCGGGCGGTGCACGATCCAGGCAAGATCCTGCTGGATATGGCGCTCGCGGTGGCGCTGGGCGGGGACTGCCTGTCCGATGTCGCCATGCTGCGGGCCGAGCCGGCGGTGTTCGGGCCAGTGGCCTCCGACCCGACCATCTCCCGCCTGGTCGACACGCTTGCCGGCAGCGGGAAGCGCGCGCTGGCCGCGATCCGCCAGGCCCGCGCCCAGGTCCGCGAACATGTCTGGGCGTTGGCCGGGGACACCGCCCCCGACCAGGGCGGACAGGTGATCGTGGACCTGGACGGGGTACTGGTGATCGCGCACTCGGACAAGCAGGACGCCGCAGCGACCTGGAAGCGGACCTTCGGCCACCACCCGATCATGGCCTTCGTCGACCACGGGGCGGGCGGCGCCGGTGAACCGGTGGCGGGCCTGCTGCGAGCGGGGAACGCGGGCAGCAACACCGCCGCCGACCACATCACCGCCACCCAACAGGCCTTGGCTCAGCTCCCGAAGAGGTTCCGGCGCGGGCGCCGCACACTGATCCGCACCGACTCCGGCGGCGGCACCCACGAGTTCGTCAACTGGCTCGCGGCGCGGGGCCGGTGGCTGTCGTACTCGGTCGGCATGACCATCACCGACACCATCCACCAGACCGTACTGAAGGTCCCAGCATCGGCCTGGACCCCGGCCGTCGAACCTGGTGGCGAGGTCCGCGACGGCGCCTGGGTAGCCGAGATCAGCGGAGACTGCCTGAAGGGGTGGCCGAAGGGAATGCGGCTGATCGTCCGCAAGGAACGCCCACACCCCGGAGCCCAACTGCGCTTCACCGACGCCGACGGCATGCGCTTGACCTGCTTTGCCACCAACACCCCCGGCGAGGCCATCGCCGGGCTCGAACTGCGCCACCGCCAGCGCGCCCGCTGCGAGGACCGCATCCGAGACGCCCGCTCCACCGGCCTGCGCAACCTCCCGCTCCACGGCCTCGCCCAGAACCAGATCTGGCTGGAGATCGTCCAGCTCGCCCTGGACCTGCTGGCCTGGATGCCGATGCTCGCCCTGACCGGCAAGACCCGCCGCTGGGAATCCAAGAAGCTTCGCTTCCGCCTGTTCTCAGCCGCCGCGCAACTCGTCACCACCGGCCGCAGCCGCTACCTCCGCCTCGCGGCGCACTGGCCCTGGACCGACGTGATCACCGCAGCGGCCGACCGGCTCCAAGCCCTGCCGAACCCCGGCTGA